One genomic window of Arvicola amphibius chromosome 4, mArvAmp1.2, whole genome shotgun sequence includes the following:
- the Npy5r gene encoding neuropeptide Y receptor type 5: MEFEPEEHLNKTTVTENNTAATRKAASPVWDDYRGTENNTAAARNAAFPVWDDYRGSVDDLQYFLIGLYTFVSLLGFMGNLLILMAVMKKRNQKTTVNFLIGNLAFSDILVVLFCSPFTLTSVLLDQWMFGKAMCHIMPFLQCVSVLVSTLILISIAIVRYHMIKHPISNNLTANHGYFLIATVWTLGFAICSPLPVFHSLVELKETFGSALLSSKYLCVESWPSDSYRIAFTISLLLVQYILPLVCLTVSHTSVCRSISCGLSHKENRLEENEMINLTLHPSKKSGNQTKAPSSQKWNYSFIRKHRRRYSKKTACVLPAPAGPSLERHPTIPQNLGSVRSQLSSSTKVIPGVPTCFEVKPEENSDAREMRVKRSIARIKKRSRSVFYRLTVLILVFAVSWMPLHLFHVVTDFNDNLISNRHFKLVYCICHLLGMMSCCLNPILYGFLNNGIKADLRALIHCLHMS; encoded by the coding sequence ATGGAGTTTGAACCCGAAGAGCATCTTAACAAGACGACTGTCACGGAGAACAATACTGCAGCTACTCGGAAAGCTGCCTCCCCGGTCTGGGATGACTACCGAGGTACAGAGAACAATACTGCGGCTGCTCGGAATGCTGCCTTTCCTGTCTGGGATGACTACAGGGGCAGCGTAGACGATTTACAATACTTTCTGATTGGTCTCTATACATTTGTAAGTCTTCTTGGCTTTATGGGAAACCTACTTATTTTAATGGCCGTTATGAAAAAGCGCAATCAGAAGACTACCGTGAACTTTCTCATAGGCAACCTGGCCTTCTCCGATATTCTGGTAGTGCTGTTCTGCTCCCCTTTCACACTGACCTCTGTCTTGTTGGATCAGTGGATGTTCGGCAAAGCCATGTGCCACATTATGCCTTTCCTtcagtgtgtgtctgtcctcGTTTCAACTCTGATTTTAATATCAATTGCCATTGTTAGGTATCATATGATAAAACATCCCATATCTAACAATTTAACAGCAAACCATGGCTACTTCCTGATAGCTACTGTCTGGACCCTGGGCTTTGCTATCTGTTCTCCCCTCCCCGTGTTTCACAGTCTTGTGGAGCTTAAGGAAACCTTTGGCTCAGCGTTGCTGAGCAGCAAGTATTTGTGTGTTGAGTCATGGCCTTCTGATTCGTACAGAATTGCTTTCACAATCTCTTTATTGTTAGTTCAGTATATTCTGCCTTTAGTTTGTTTAACGGTAAGTCATACTAGTGTCTGCAGGAGTATAAGCTGTGGATTGTCtcacaaagaaaacagactggAAGAAAATGAGATGATCAACTTAACCCTTCATCCTTCCAAAAAAAGTGGGAACCAGACAAAAGCCCCCAGCAGTCAAAAGTGGAATTACTCATTCATCAGAAAGCACCGAAGAAGGTACAGCAAGAAGACAGCATGTGTCTTACCCGCTCCAGCAGGACCCTCCCTGGAGCGCCATCCAACAATTCCGCAAAACCTGGGCTCAGTCAGAAGTCAGCTCTCTTCATCCACTAAGGTCATCCCAGGGGTCCCAACCTGCTTTGAGGTGAAACCTGAGGAAAACTCAGATGCTCGCGAGATGAGAGTCAAGCGCTCCATTGCGAGAATAAAAAAGAGATCTCGAAGTGTTTTCTACAGACTGACCGTACTGATACTAGTGTTTGCTGTTAGCTGGATGCCACTCCACCTTTTCCACGTGGTGACTGATTTCAATGATAACCTCATCTCCAACAGACATTTCAAATTGGTATACTGCATTTGTCACTTGTTAGGCATGATGTCCTGCTGTCTTAATCCAATCCTATACGGATTTCTTAATAACGGGATCAAAGCAGACTTGAGAGCCCTTATACACTGCCTACACATGTCCTGA